In one Suricata suricatta isolate VVHF042 chromosome 9, meerkat_22Aug2017_6uvM2_HiC, whole genome shotgun sequence genomic region, the following are encoded:
- the BCL2L10 gene encoding bcl-2-like protein 10, whose protein sequence is MADPLRERTARLLTDFLEYCARAPGSPARAPSTPEAEVLRYVATQVQQSHQQFLSNFRGYRQNRVALVGRLERYLLPDPQNVSWGYIAALLIFAGTLLERPPPGNDLTLKPDQEQDLEWETNVDQDCQRLVALLCDRLMERHRAWLEAHNGWDGFCLFFSPLLPYSWKTLLVQALLSCVTVMILIYLLRRLS, encoded by the exons ATGGCTGACCCGTTGAGAGAGCGTACTGCGCGATTATTAACGGACTTCCTGGAGTACTGCGCTCGGGCCCCCGGCAGCCCCGCGCGGGCGCCGTCCACGCCCGAGGCTGAAGTGCTGCGCTACGTGGCCACCCAAGTACAACAGAGCCACCAGCAATTCTTGTCGAATTTCCGCGGCTACCGCCAGAACCGCGTTGCGCTAGTGGGGCGGTTGGAGCGGTATTTACTCCCCGACCCCCAAAACGTCAGCTGGGGCTATATAGCAGCGCTGTTGATCTTCGCGGGGACGCTGCTGGAGAGGCCGCCACCAGGGAACGACTTGACCCTGAAGCCGGACCAGGAACAGGACCTGGAGTGGGAGACCAACGTTGACCAGGACTGCCAGCGCCTGGTGGCTTTGCTCTGCGATCGGCTTATGGAACGGCATCGCGCCTGGCTGGAGGCGCACAATGGCTGG GATGGCTTTTGTCTCTTCTTCTCACCCCTGCTGCCATATTCTTGGAAAACATTGCTGGTCCAGGCTCTTCTGTCATGCGTTACAGTAATGATCTTAATCTACCTCTTGAGAAGATTATCATGA